The Brachyspira sp. SAP_772 genome includes a region encoding these proteins:
- a CDS encoding peptide ABC transporter substrate-binding protein: protein LLQIKPMLASYFYCLNTTNEVLKDIRVRKALALAIDRNYIVEQVTKGGETPADAFVPYGINDAXGSFRENGGGYFDISQEGYKKNVEEAKKLMAEAGYPNGEGFPVFEFKXDPGFHISIFEAVQQMWKENLGIDTKIVQEEWAVFLQTRYDKNLTMCRGGWFGDFNDPINFLSLYTSYSPNNYSSYSNAQYDAYIQTALTTGDQKVRMEAMHKAEELLVNSFAIIPMYFYTEPLLVNPKLKDVYYDALSMHKFTYASKEQ, encoded by the coding sequence ATTATTACAAATAAAACCAATGCTTGCTTCATATTTTTATTGTTTAAATACTACTAATGAAGTATTAAAAGATATTAGAGTTCGTAAGGCATTGGCTCTTGCTATAGACAGAAATTATATAGTAGAACAAGTAACTAAAGGCGGAGAGACTCCTGCTGATGCTTTTGTTCCTTATGGTATAAATGATGCTGAKGGAAGTTTTAGAGAAAATGGCGGCGGATATTTYGATATAAGTCAAGAAGGATATAARAAAAATGTAGAAGAGGCTAAGAAATTAATGGCTGAAGCAGGATATCCTAATGGMGAAGGCTTCCCTGTATTTGAGTTTAARGYWGACCCTGGTTTTCATATATCTATATTTGAAGCWGTRCAGCAGATGTGGAAAGAAAATTTAGGAATAGATACAAAAATAGTACAGGAAGAATGGGCTGTATTTTTACARACTAGATATGATAAAAACTTAACTATGTGCCGCGGAGGTTGGTTTGGAGACTTTAATGACCCTATAAATTTCTTATCATTATACACAAGCTACTCTCCAAATAATTATAGCTCATATAGTAACGCTCAATATGATGCTTATATACAAACAGCACTTACTACTGGAGATCAGAAAGTGAGAATGGAAGCTATGCATAAGGCTGAAGAATTRTTAGTAAATAGTTTTGCTATAATACCTATGTATTTTTAYACTGAACCTTTGCTTGTTAATCCTAAATTAAAAGATGTTTATTATGATGCTTTATCTATGCATAAATTTACTTATGCCTCTAAAGAGCAATAA